A window of Pyrobaculum aerophilum str. IM2 contains these coding sequences:
- the metG gene encoding methionine--tRNA ligase subunit beta, producing the protein MSLVSLEDFKRLDIRIGKVVEATRVEGSRKLIKLIVDLGAEKRQVIAGLAEFYRPEDLVGKYVVVLANLQPKKIMGLESQGMILATCDKPVLLSIEKGGDEHVGERVC; encoded by the coding sequence ATGTCGTTAGTTTCATTGGAGGACTTTAAGCGGCTGGATATACGTATTGGCAAAGTGGTAGAGGCGACCAGAGTTGAGGGGTCGAGGAAATTAATAAAGCTAATTGTCGACCTAGGCGCGGAGAAGAGGCAGGTAATCGCCGGCCTGGCCGAGTTTTACAGGCCGGAGGACCTCGTGGGGAAGTACGTAGTCGTGCTGGCTAACTTACAGCCTAAGAAAATAATGGGCTTGGAGAGCCAGGGGATGATACTGGCCACGTGTGACAAACCGGTGTTGCTCAGTATTGAGAAGGGGGGAGATGAACATGTGGGCGAGCGGGTCTGTTAA
- the uppS gene encoding polyprenyl diphosphate synthase gives MWASGSVKIPTHIAVIPDGNRRYAKKTGIDFYHAYKKGVEKVRNFLTWALEFRDIKNVTFFALSTENLQRSKIELEILFRIFEDELRRTLEDPLIHDNKVRVRFIGDRSLLPGKVVKYIDELESVTKNYSNYHLTIALGYGGRAEIVRCIKRVLSGEVRLETFSEEELFQCLDTRGIPNPEPDVVVRTGGEKRLSNFLLYQTAYSELIFLEKLWPEVEREDLVYIIEEYSRRQRRFGR, from the coding sequence ATGTGGGCGAGCGGGTCTGTTAAAATCCCGACTCACATTGCAGTTATTCCAGACGGGAATAGGCGGTATGCCAAAAAGACAGGCATTGATTTTTACCACGCGTATAAAAAAGGGGTGGAAAAAGTGAGGAATTTTCTCACGTGGGCTTTGGAGTTTAGAGATATTAAAAACGTCACTTTCTTCGCCTTGTCTACGGAAAACCTCCAGAGGAGTAAAATCGAGCTTGAGATATTATTTCGCATTTTTGAGGATGAGTTGAGGAGGACATTAGAAGACCCGCTTATTCACGACAACAAAGTGAGAGTTCGTTTTATAGGCGACAGATCGTTGCTCCCCGGGAAGGTGGTGAAATACATCGACGAGCTGGAGTCCGTCACTAAAAACTATTCAAACTACCACCTCACTATAGCCCTCGGCTACGGCGGCAGGGCCGAAATCGTCCGTTGTATAAAGAGGGTGCTCTCGGGAGAGGTGAGGCTGGAGACTTTTTCAGAGGAGGAGCTCTTCCAGTGTCTAGACACGCGGGGTATCCCAAACCCCGAGCCCGACGTCGTTGTGAGGACTGGGGGGGAGAAGAGGCTTAGCAACTTCCTCTTGTACCAGACCGCATACTCAGAGCTGATATTCCTAGAAAAGCTCTGGCCCGAGGTGGAGAGGGAGGACCTTGTGTATATAATTGAGGAGTATTCAAGACGCCAGCGGAGATTCGGCAGGTAG